A window of the Pseudomonas gozinkensis genome harbors these coding sequences:
- a CDS encoding FAD-binding oxidoreductase, giving the protein MTNPALIDELKTLVEPGKVLTDADSLNAYGKDWTKHFAPAPSAIVFPKTIEQVQAVVRWANEHKVALVPSGGRTGLSAAAVAANGEVVVSFDYMNQILDINLTDRTAVCQPGVVTEQLQNAAEEHDLYYPVDFASAGSSQIGGNIGTNAGGIKVIRYGMTRNWVAGMKVVTGKGDVLELNKDLIKNATGYDLRQLFIGAEGTLGFVVEATMRLDRSPKNLTAMVLGTADFDSIMPVLHAFQGRLDLTAFEFFSDKALAKVMGRGDVPAPFETDCPFYALLEFEATTEEVANTALETFEHCVEQGWVLDGVMSQSETQLQNLWKLREYISETISHWTPYKNDISVTVSKVPAFLQEIDAIVGEHYPDFEIVWFGHIGDGNLHLNILKPDNLSKDEFFAKCATVNKWVFETVEKYNGSISAEHGVGMTKRDYLTYSRSPVEIEYMKAVKAVFDPNGIMNPGKIFAV; this is encoded by the coding sequence ATGACCAATCCTGCCCTGATTGATGAACTGAAGACCCTGGTCGAGCCTGGCAAGGTCCTGACCGATGCCGACTCCCTGAACGCTTACGGCAAGGACTGGACCAAGCACTTCGCCCCGGCGCCCAGCGCCATCGTGTTCCCCAAGACCATCGAGCAGGTGCAGGCCGTCGTCCGCTGGGCCAACGAACATAAAGTGGCGCTGGTGCCGTCGGGCGGGCGCACCGGTCTTTCCGCCGCAGCCGTGGCCGCCAATGGCGAAGTGGTCGTGTCGTTCGACTACATGAACCAGATTCTCGACATCAACCTCACCGACCGCACCGCCGTCTGTCAGCCGGGCGTGGTCACCGAGCAATTGCAGAACGCCGCCGAAGAACATGACCTGTACTACCCGGTGGACTTCGCTTCGGCAGGTTCCAGTCAGATTGGCGGCAACATCGGCACCAATGCCGGCGGGATCAAGGTCATTCGCTACGGCATGACCCGCAATTGGGTCGCAGGCATGAAGGTGGTGACCGGCAAGGGCGATGTGCTGGAACTGAACAAAGACCTGATCAAGAACGCCACCGGTTATGACCTGCGCCAGCTGTTCATCGGCGCCGAGGGCACTCTGGGTTTTGTGGTCGAGGCCACCATGCGCCTGGACCGTTCGCCGAAAAACCTGACCGCGATGGTCCTCGGCACCGCCGATTTCGATTCGATCATGCCGGTGCTGCACGCTTTTCAGGGCCGGCTCGACCTGACCGCGTTCGAATTTTTCTCCGACAAGGCCCTGGCCAAGGTCATGGGGCGTGGCGATGTCCCGGCGCCGTTTGAAACCGACTGCCCGTTCTATGCCTTGCTGGAATTCGAGGCGACCACCGAAGAAGTGGCCAACACCGCCCTGGAAACCTTCGAGCATTGCGTGGAGCAGGGCTGGGTGCTGGACGGCGTGATGAGCCAGAGCGAAACCCAGTTGCAGAACCTGTGGAAGCTGCGCGAGTACATCTCCGAAACCATCTCCCACTGGACGCCGTACAAGAACGACATCTCGGTCACCGTATCCAAAGTCCCGGCGTTTCTGCAGGAAATCGACGCGATCGTCGGCGAACACTATCCGGATTTCGAAATCGTCTGGTTCGGCCACATCGGCGACGGCAACCTGCACCTGAACATCCTCAAGCCGGACAACCTGAGCAAGGACGAGTTTTTCGCCAAGTGCGCCACCGTCAACAAGTGGGTGTTCGAAACCGTCGAGAAGTACAACGGTTCGATTTCCGCCGAACACGGCGTGGGCATGACCAAGCGTGACTACTTGACCTACAGCCGCTCGCCGGTGGAAATCGAATACATGAAAGCGGTCAAGGCGGTGTTCGACCCGAACGGCATCATGAACCCGGGCAAGATCTTCGCGGTTTGA
- a CDS encoding SdiA-regulated domain-containing protein, which translates to MSSQTQLKPARRSRFALRWYSWLLLAAAAAYGLAYAMHWDDRGVLWVLERFESTAEKQESVWLPDYRVVIDAKLLPGMEKDEASDLSYNPQTKTLFSVMGKNPFLVELTLQGDVLRKMPLVGWSNPEGLTVMPNGLMAIVDEREHLLSIVKVDAETRELKRDDFPKYDLGPSKDQNKAFEAITWDARNQQLLLGEERPPALFTWKSDGSQTLEGDKQKLDSDELDIRNLSALAIDPRTGHTLVLSADSHLLLELDEKGEQVSFMTLLGGFNGLKKTIPRAEGVTMDESGTLYMVSEPNLFYRFEKQK; encoded by the coding sequence ATGTCATCTCAAACTCAGCTAAAACCCGCTCGTCGTTCACGCTTCGCCCTGCGCTGGTATTCCTGGCTCTTGTTGGCAGCCGCCGCTGCGTACGGGCTGGCGTATGCGATGCATTGGGATGACCGGGGCGTGCTGTGGGTGCTGGAGCGTTTCGAAAGCACGGCGGAGAAGCAGGAAAGCGTCTGGCTCCCGGACTACCGGGTGGTCATCGACGCCAAGCTGCTGCCGGGGATGGAAAAGGACGAAGCTTCGGACCTGTCCTATAACCCGCAGACCAAAACCCTGTTTTCGGTGATGGGCAAGAATCCGTTTCTGGTCGAACTGACCCTTCAGGGTGACGTGCTGCGCAAGATGCCACTGGTGGGCTGGAGCAACCCTGAAGGCCTGACGGTGATGCCAAACGGCTTGATGGCGATTGTCGATGAGCGCGAGCACCTGCTCTCCATCGTCAAGGTCGATGCCGAAACCCGCGAACTGAAGCGCGACGATTTCCCGAAATACGACCTTGGCCCGTCGAAAGACCAGAACAAGGCTTTCGAAGCCATCACCTGGGACGCCCGCAATCAGCAGCTGCTGCTGGGCGAAGAGCGTCCGCCGGCGCTGTTCACCTGGAAAAGCGACGGCAGCCAGACGCTCGAGGGCGACAAGCAGAAACTCGACAGCGACGAACTGGACATTCGCAACCTTTCGGCCCTGGCGATCGACCCGCGCACCGGTCACACCCTGGTGCTGTCCGCCGATTCGCACTTGTTGCTGGAGCTGGACGAGAAGGGCGAACAGGTCAGCTTCATGACCCTGCTTGGCGGTTTCAACGGTTTGAAGAAAACCATTCCCCGCGCCGAGGGCGTGACCATGGACGAGTCGGGCACGCTGTACATGGTCAGCGAGCCGAATCTGTTCTACCGCTTCGAAAAGCAGAAGTAA
- a CDS encoding SdiA-regulated domain-containing protein, with translation MRRLARPKPLFIILSVIALIVLIAIGQYMRLFERAWFNLHALWQPISSEAIGLDQYRVEIEAKVIDGLNDDVSALTYDPVRKSLFTVTNKNAELIELSLDGTILRRVALIGFGDPEAVEFISADTYVITDERQQRLIKIHLEHDTTFLDAADAEQMTLGVHMSGNKGFEGLAYDSVGKRLFVAKERDPMLIYEVHGFPHFNPEKSYAVHVINNPKRDAGMFVRDLSSLQYDERSGHLLALSDESRLILELDVDGRPLSTLSLSGGRQGLKKTVPQAEGIAMDDDGTLYLVSEPNLFYVFRKPVQP, from the coding sequence ATGCGTCGACTTGCCCGTCCCAAACCTCTGTTCATCATCTTGTCGGTGATTGCCCTGATCGTGTTGATTGCGATCGGGCAATACATGCGCCTGTTCGAGCGTGCCTGGTTCAACCTGCATGCGCTCTGGCAGCCGATAAGCAGCGAGGCCATCGGGCTGGATCAATATCGGGTGGAGATCGAAGCGAAAGTCATCGACGGTCTGAACGACGACGTCTCGGCGCTGACCTACGATCCGGTGCGCAAGAGCCTGTTCACTGTCACCAACAAGAATGCCGAGCTGATCGAGCTGTCGCTGGACGGCACGATCCTGCGCCGTGTCGCCTTGATCGGCTTCGGCGATCCGGAGGCGGTGGAGTTCATCAGCGCCGATACGTACGTGATCACTGACGAGCGCCAGCAGCGGCTGATCAAGATCCATCTGGAACACGACACCACGTTCCTCGATGCAGCGGATGCCGAACAAATGACCCTTGGTGTGCACATGAGCGGCAACAAGGGGTTTGAAGGTCTGGCTTACGACTCGGTGGGCAAGCGCCTGTTCGTGGCCAAGGAGCGGGATCCGATGCTGATCTATGAGGTGCACGGTTTCCCGCACTTCAATCCGGAAAAATCCTACGCGGTACACGTCATCAACAATCCCAAGCGCGATGCCGGGATGTTCGTGCGCGATCTGTCGAGCCTGCAATACGACGAGCGCAGCGGCCATTTGCTGGCGTTGTCCGACGAGTCACGGCTGATTCTGGAACTGGATGTGGACGGGCGTCCGTTGAGCACTCTGTCGTTGAGCGGTGGCCGGCAGGGCCTGAAAAAAACCGTGCCGCAGGCGGAAGGTATCGCGATGGATGACGACGGGACGTTGTATCTGGTGAGCGAGCCGAATCTGTTTTATGTCTTCAGGAAGCCTGTGCAGCCCTGA
- a CDS encoding fumarylacetoacetate hydrolase family protein, translated as MSYQHQYVDGTRIHFPLGKVVCIGRNYAEHAKELDNPVPTEPLLFIKPGSCVVPLEGGFSIPTERGSVHYEAEIAVLIGKPLSTKPSREEVLDAISGFAPALDLTLRDKQAELKSKGLPWEIAKSFDGAAVIAPFVVGSTFADLTDIGIRLTINGEVRQDGNSSAMLNPIVPMIQHMAGCFSLQAGDVILTGTPVGVGPLNVGDEIVLELPGASRFTSSVR; from the coding sequence ATGAGCTATCAGCACCAGTATGTCGACGGTACGCGGATTCATTTTCCGCTGGGGAAAGTGGTGTGCATCGGCCGTAACTACGCCGAACACGCCAAGGAACTGGACAACCCGGTCCCTACCGAGCCGTTGCTGTTCATCAAGCCGGGCAGTTGCGTGGTGCCGCTGGAAGGCGGGTTCAGCATTCCGACCGAGCGTGGCTCGGTGCATTACGAAGCGGAAATCGCCGTGTTGATCGGCAAGCCGCTGTCGACCAAACCAAGCCGTGAAGAAGTGCTGGACGCGATCTCCGGTTTCGCCCCGGCGCTGGACCTGACCCTGCGCGACAAGCAGGCCGAGCTCAAGTCCAAGGGCCTGCCGTGGGAAATCGCCAAGTCGTTCGATGGCGCGGCGGTGATTGCACCGTTCGTGGTCGGCAGCACTTTCGCCGATTTGACCGACATCGGCATCCGCCTGACCATCAACGGCGAAGTGCGCCAGGACGGCAACAGCAGCGCGATGCTCAACCCGATCGTACCGATGATCCAGCACATGGCCGGCTGCTTCTCGCTGCAGGCCGGTGACGTGATCCTGACCGGCACGCCGGTGGGCGTCGGCCCGCTGAACGTTGGTGATGAGATCGTGCTGGAACTGCCGGGCGCCAGTCGCTTCACCAGCAGCGTTCGCTGA